One region of Primulina tabacum isolate GXHZ01 chromosome 1, ASM2559414v2, whole genome shotgun sequence genomic DNA includes:
- the LOC142523055 gene encoding putative inactive shikimate kinase like 1, chloroplastic isoform X2, translating into MSIIQYQSCGCCRYSLPPPFFRPFSGFSGRSFPTPNSTARAVLENSTSDSVVEKVIEADPFSAIKKRASEISSDLKGTSIFLVGMNNSYKSSLGVILADALRYYFFDSDSLVEEAVGGKGAAVSLVESEKEGYLASETEVLKQLSSMGRLIVCAGNGAVKSSSNLALLRHGISIWIDVPLDLVAREIMEDRIQLSASDTTICNSSDEILDQLTTLYNSGRSGYSTADATISLQKLASELGYDELNEVTVEDMCMEVLKEIERLVRVKKMMEEAARPF; encoded by the exons ATGTCGATAATCCAATACCAATCATGTGGCTGTTGCCGTTACAGCTTGCCGCCTCCATTTTTCCGTCCATTTTCCGGTTTCTCCGGCAGATCTTTCCCAACTCCTAACTCTACTGCCCGCGCTGTCCTGGAGAACAGCACTTCAG ATTCTGTGGTGGAGAAAGTTATTGAAGCCGATCCTTTCTCAGCCATTAAA AAGAGGGCTTCGGAGATATCCTCAGATTTAAAGGGAACCTCCATATTTTTAGTTG GAATGAACAACTCCTATAAATCTAGCTTGGGGGTAATTCTGGCGGATGCTTTGCGATATTATTTCTTTGACAG TGATAGTTTGGTGGAGGAAGCTGTTGGTGGAAAAGGCGCTGCAGTATCATTGGTTGAGAGCGAAAAAGAGGGATATCTTGCATCGGAG ACTGAAGTACTGAAGCAGTTGTCATCAATGGGTCGATTGATTGTTTGCGCTGGAAATGGTGCTGTTAAAAGCTCGTCGAATTT GGCATTGTTGAGACATGGCATTTCAATCTGGATCGATGTGCCTTTAGACTTGGTGGCCAGAGAGATAATGGAAGATAGAATTCAACTATCTGCATCAGACACTACCATATGCAATTCTTCTGATGAG ATTCTCGATCAATTAACTACATTGTACAATAGTGGGCGAAGTGGGTATTCTACAGCTGATGCAACCATTTCACTTCAGA AATTAGCTTCTGAGTTGGGTTATGATGAACTGAATGAGGTTACTGTAGAAGATATGTGTATGGAG GTTCTGAAGGAGATAGAAAGACTAGTGAGAGTGAAGAAGATGATGGAAGAGGCTGCGAGACCATTTTAG
- the LOC142523055 gene encoding putative inactive shikimate kinase like 1, chloroplastic isoform X1: protein MSIIQYQSCGCCRYSLPPPFFRPFSGFSGRSFPTPNSTARAVLENSTSDSVVEKVIEADPFSAIKKRASEISSDLKGTSIFLVGMNNSYKSSLGVILADALRYYFFDSDSLVEEAVGGKGAAVSLVESEKEGYLASETEVLKQLSSMGRLIVCAGNGAVKSSSNLALLRHGISIWIDVPLDLVAREIMEDRIQLSASDTTICNSSDEILDQLTTLYNSGRSGYSTADATISLQSSEGDRKTSESEEDDGRGCETILVTRWSRTSRLRFSSLEKSMKLYYSPKPTTSI from the exons ATGTCGATAATCCAATACCAATCATGTGGCTGTTGCCGTTACAGCTTGCCGCCTCCATTTTTCCGTCCATTTTCCGGTTTCTCCGGCAGATCTTTCCCAACTCCTAACTCTACTGCCCGCGCTGTCCTGGAGAACAGCACTTCAG ATTCTGTGGTGGAGAAAGTTATTGAAGCCGATCCTTTCTCAGCCATTAAA AAGAGGGCTTCGGAGATATCCTCAGATTTAAAGGGAACCTCCATATTTTTAGTTG GAATGAACAACTCCTATAAATCTAGCTTGGGGGTAATTCTGGCGGATGCTTTGCGATATTATTTCTTTGACAG TGATAGTTTGGTGGAGGAAGCTGTTGGTGGAAAAGGCGCTGCAGTATCATTGGTTGAGAGCGAAAAAGAGGGATATCTTGCATCGGAG ACTGAAGTACTGAAGCAGTTGTCATCAATGGGTCGATTGATTGTTTGCGCTGGAAATGGTGCTGTTAAAAGCTCGTCGAATTT GGCATTGTTGAGACATGGCATTTCAATCTGGATCGATGTGCCTTTAGACTTGGTGGCCAGAGAGATAATGGAAGATAGAATTCAACTATCTGCATCAGACACTACCATATGCAATTCTTCTGATGAG ATTCTCGATCAATTAACTACATTGTACAATAGTGGGCGAAGTGGGTATTCTACAGCTGATGCAACCATTTCACTTCAGA GTTCTGAAGGAGATAGAAAGACTAGTGAGAGTGAAGAAGATGATGGAAGAGGCTGCGAGACCATTTTAGTCACCAG GTGGTCAAGAACATCACGTTTACGCTTCAGCTCCCTTGAAAAGTCGATGAAACTCTATTATTCACCGAAGCCCACAACATCCATATAA